A single window of Streptomyces sp. NBC_00464 DNA harbors:
- a CDS encoding penicillin-insensitive murein endopeptidase yields MRRLARIITLFTALTGLFLGLGVPAQAFPQAAFPLTSNGNRGSDVVALQHLLAAHGRSVAVDGAFGSGTQSAVVGFQQSKGLTADGVVGPATWGALAITVRQGDNGPAVAALQSLLNAKRGAGLSADGAFGPATGTAVRAFQSHAGISADGVVGPTTWQNLLWHYENIDFGGSTMCAQSPDGNTGAHWATAGAVGQLEAAAATFAATGNGRLPVGDAGFEHGGDIPGHGSHEVGMDIDVWPARTDSAQCTAGRITWQSSTYDRAATRRLVQEIRAKAPGHVQLIFFNDPQLISEGLTTSYANHDNHLHIRYR; encoded by the coding sequence GTGAGACGACTCGCACGCATCATCACGCTGTTCACTGCTCTGACGGGCCTGTTCCTCGGGCTTGGCGTCCCCGCGCAGGCCTTCCCGCAGGCGGCGTTCCCGCTGACCAGCAACGGCAACCGGGGTTCCGACGTCGTCGCGCTGCAGCACCTGCTTGCCGCGCACGGCCGCTCCGTGGCGGTGGACGGCGCCTTCGGCTCGGGCACGCAGAGCGCCGTGGTGGGCTTCCAGCAGTCCAAAGGCCTGACCGCGGACGGCGTTGTGGGGCCCGCTACCTGGGGCGCCCTCGCCATCACCGTCCGCCAGGGTGACAACGGGCCTGCGGTGGCAGCCCTCCAGTCGCTGCTCAACGCCAAGCGGGGCGCCGGACTCTCGGCCGACGGGGCATTCGGACCCGCCACCGGCACCGCCGTCCGTGCCTTCCAGTCCCATGCGGGGATCAGCGCGGACGGCGTCGTCGGGCCGACCACCTGGCAGAACCTGCTGTGGCACTACGAGAACATCGACTTCGGCGGCAGCACGATGTGCGCACAGAGCCCCGACGGCAACACGGGTGCCCACTGGGCGACAGCCGGCGCCGTCGGCCAGCTGGAGGCCGCCGCCGCCACCTTCGCCGCCACAGGGAACGGCAGACTGCCGGTGGGCGACGCCGGCTTCGAGCACGGCGGGGACATTCCCGGCCACGGCAGCCACGAAGTCGGGATGGACATCGACGTGTGGCCCGCCCGCACCGACTCGGCGCAGTGCACCGCGGGGCGCATCACCTGGCAGTCGAGCACGTACGACCGGGCGGCCACCCGCAGGCTCGTGCAGGAGATCCGCGCGAAGGCCCCCGGCCACGTCCAGCTGATCTTCTTCAACGACCCGCAGCTGATCTCGGAAGGGCTGACCACGAGCTACGCCAACCACGACAACCACCTGCACATCCGCTACCGGTAG
- the selD gene encoding selenide, water dikinase SelD → MTTVGPAAVPAAPVRLTQFAHGGGCACKIPPGELEAMVAGLLPPGNPGQALGGNKNRLLVGLDDGDDAAVVLTGDGTALVSTADFFTPVVDDARDWGRIAAANALSDVYAMGGRPVVGLNLLGWPRDVLPAELAREVLAGALEVAREAGCFVGGGHSIDSPEPLYGMAVTGLVDPDRLLRNDAGRPGVPLTLTKPLGVGILNNRHKRTGEVFAHAVATMTMLNDRAAAAALEVGAVCATDVTGFGLLGHLHKLARASGVTAVVNAAAVPVLDGARESLRAGYVSGGTRRNLDWVRPHLDAGRASQDELHLLADAQTSGGLLIAGEVPGHLVIGELVPAVAGTTLVIR, encoded by the coding sequence ATGACGACAGTTGGCCCCGCCGCCGTACCGGCCGCGCCCGTGCGGTTGACCCAGTTCGCACACGGAGGCGGCTGCGCCTGCAAGATTCCTCCGGGGGAACTGGAGGCGATGGTCGCGGGACTGCTGCCGCCCGGGAACCCCGGGCAGGCCCTCGGCGGCAACAAGAACCGGCTGCTGGTCGGACTCGACGACGGTGACGACGCCGCCGTGGTGCTCACCGGTGACGGCACGGCCCTGGTGTCGACGGCCGACTTCTTCACACCCGTCGTCGACGACGCCCGCGACTGGGGCCGGATCGCCGCGGCCAACGCCCTGTCCGACGTCTACGCGATGGGCGGCCGGCCCGTCGTCGGGCTCAACCTGCTGGGCTGGCCCCGTGACGTACTGCCCGCGGAGCTGGCCCGGGAGGTCCTGGCGGGAGCGCTCGAAGTGGCCCGCGAAGCCGGCTGCTTCGTCGGCGGCGGCCACAGCATCGACAGCCCGGAACCGCTCTACGGGATGGCCGTGACGGGCCTGGTGGACCCGGACCGGCTGCTGCGCAACGACGCCGGCCGGCCGGGCGTGCCGCTGACCCTGACCAAACCGCTGGGCGTCGGCATACTCAACAACCGCCACAAACGGACCGGCGAGGTCTTCGCACACGCCGTCGCCACCATGACAATGCTCAACGACAGGGCAGCCGCGGCTGCCCTGGAGGTCGGCGCCGTGTGCGCCACCGATGTGACCGGATTCGGGCTGCTCGGCCATCTGCACAAGCTGGCCAGGGCCAGCGGCGTCACGGCCGTGGTGAACGCCGCCGCCGTCCCCGTGCTCGACGGCGCCCGGGAGTCCCTGCGGGCCGGGTACGTCAGCGGCGGCACCCGGCGCAACCTCGACTGGGTGCGCCCGCACCTTGACGCGGGACGGGCGAGCCAGGACGAGCTGCACCTGCTTGCCGACGCACAGACCTCCGGCGGGCTGCTGATCGCCGGGGAGGTACCCGGACATCTGGTCATCGGGGAACTGGTTCCCGCCGTGGCCGGCACCACACTGGTGATCCGCTGA
- the selA gene encoding L-seryl-tRNA(Sec) selenium transferase gives MADKTDEPPADIRRQVPSTTVLLGDPRLSEASARLGRPLVKAAVGTAQQLVREGRIGPGDAVHAALAALPAHTGGLRPVHNATGVVLHTNLGRAPLSRSALEAVAAAGGYTDVELDLSTGRRAPRGRGAMAALREAVPAAEAVHVVNNGAAALALAAVTLAPGRDILLSRGEFVEIGDGFRIPELLVSCGARIREVGTTNRTRLGDYADAAGPDTGFILKVHPSNFTVSGFTGGVETEELASLGLPVVVDIGSGLLAPDPVLPDEPDAATALRDGATLVTASGDKLLGGPQAGLVLGVAAVVERMRRHPLARALRVDKFTLAALEATLRGPEPPVHTAVHMPLPQLRIRTLRLAEEAARRGLDVRVVPHEAVVGGGGAPGTVLPSCALSIPDNLAESLRTGEPAVLGRVVRGRLLLDLRCVPEESDSDILAAVLRAAGR, from the coding sequence GTGGCGGACAAGACGGACGAGCCGCCCGCGGACATCCGGAGGCAGGTGCCGAGCACCACGGTGCTCCTCGGCGACCCCCGGCTGAGCGAGGCATCCGCACGGCTGGGCAGGCCGCTCGTCAAGGCCGCGGTCGGTACCGCCCAACAACTCGTACGCGAAGGACGGATCGGACCGGGCGACGCGGTCCACGCCGCACTCGCCGCGCTCCCCGCACACACAGGCGGACTGAGGCCCGTGCACAACGCCACCGGCGTCGTACTGCACACCAACCTGGGACGGGCCCCGCTGTCGCGGTCCGCACTGGAGGCCGTGGCGGCGGCAGGCGGATACACGGACGTCGAGCTGGACCTGAGCACCGGCAGACGGGCGCCACGCGGCCGCGGCGCCATGGCCGCCCTGCGGGAAGCGGTGCCGGCCGCGGAGGCGGTGCACGTGGTCAACAACGGAGCCGCCGCCCTGGCCCTGGCGGCGGTGACGCTGGCCCCGGGGCGCGACATCCTGCTCAGCCGGGGCGAGTTCGTCGAGATCGGCGACGGATTCCGGATACCCGAACTGCTGGTCTCCTGCGGCGCACGGATACGCGAGGTCGGCACCACCAACCGGACCCGTCTCGGCGACTACGCGGACGCCGCGGGCCCGGACACAGGTTTCATCCTCAAGGTCCACCCGTCGAACTTCACGGTGAGCGGCTTCACCGGGGGAGTGGAAACCGAGGAACTGGCGTCCCTCGGCCTTCCCGTCGTCGTCGACATCGGCTCCGGCCTCCTCGCTCCCGACCCGGTGCTGCCGGACGAGCCCGACGCGGCCACGGCCCTGCGCGACGGGGCCACCCTGGTCACCGCCAGCGGGGACAAATTGCTCGGCGGGCCGCAAGCCGGGCTGGTCCTCGGCGTGGCCGCCGTCGTGGAACGGATGCGCCGCCATCCGCTGGCCCGAGCCCTGCGCGTGGACAAGTTCACCCTGGCCGCGCTGGAAGCGACACTGCGCGGTCCCGAACCTCCCGTGCACACAGCCGTGCACATGCCGCTGCCGCAGCTGCGCATCCGCACGCTGCGCCTGGCCGAGGAGGCTGCCCGCCGAGGCCTGGACGTGCGCGTCGTACCCCACGAGGCGGTGGTCGGAGGAGGCGGTGCGCCCGGGACCGTTCTGCCGTCCTGTGCGCTCAGCATCCCCGACAACCTGGCAGAATCCCTGCGCACCGGTGAACCGGCCGTGCTCGGGCGGGTGGTGCGCGGCCGGCTGCTGCTGGACCTCCGGTGCGTACCGGAGGAGTCCGACAGCGACATCCTCGCCGCGGTGCTTCGCGCGGCGGGGCGGTGA